In a genomic window of Drosophila takahashii strain IR98-3 E-12201 chromosome 3L, DtakHiC1v2, whole genome shotgun sequence:
- the teq gene encoding uncharacterized protein teq isoform X5, with the protein MAKWLMGLWLAILLVDRPGVIAYRSGGLSAAGHGSSSYGGDQQQPIYQRDSPCPPQFTGLVAYPHDCHRYVNCYAGSPTIQTCSPGTLFNPRSLVCDHPSNVDCSSAESQSTRLGRLQQFDSKPKCPAGLNGLHPHPTDCTKFLNCANGQAFVMDCSPGTAFSAASLVCVHKESANCGGGEGTSDHDNRQSKSFETSGTDQFGNRYTTKTTTTTRVIGDRWTDMNMQRPSGVGLEQNHHHQHHHHQHAYNPSWSGQETSYVQRGPSQNTLFVEGSLQPNRNYPTYKTPLAPMSPPPSDTGKDKQAGHESPVPSRQGYSRRIDYGSPDNGWKPMPPLAPMGGQKPLDLDYTPHSPGESEPQPHDPLPGQRPLDLDYDDQQKPQDPFNGLHPPPPGSPPRFYPDQLPSGSKPIGRQQPIDSDDGFPDQQRPLDPNNDLQGSHTPPRHNSNPGLPLYNESNLYGGLLPPKPDSSVKPTPPPPNPLSSQTPTPQLGNRLHTFPIYPAVGDQTLQQNPRHPHYSPSYAGIAHSRNASWAKVPVTSTTTPQDPDPFNPEMEEPFYDDDDFTTTTTRQALVPPPFDHKFYSPQSSVPSYSQSGSTPNPNSQAAIKEALKLMLRPYFNHSGNAQEKLAKQAESAIVSVISKPPTTTPKSTTTTSTTPRIDLDSDAELIKAGEQESLDSVDYDYVFPDARVTSRTEQTLSPSTTYASTDFQRSTRKAEFHPNTPTPTTTTTMKNNWLASGHNREYHRRHPNLPDPFTGHHPNPSHHHRHPHEHSADFHRRHPELPSPFPQEKETDQQEVPDEDWELMANPNAEEVTPKLAARSSFHNQCEFDCGNGKCLKKEQVCNGQKNCDNGKDETNCPPLDYEVRLTGGESPHMGRIEVKANGQWGYVCDDKFGLKDADVVCRELGFQLGAQEVRGSSFYAPPNQDFNYLMDEVECHGNETKLRDCAFKGWGVHNCGVDEVAGVTCKVPVMKCPNDYWLCQTSKECIPPAFVCDNTEDCADKSDESAAVCHAPAQYRLDGGRSANEGRLEVKYRGVWGSVCDDDFNLKAAQVACNSMGFFGPAKIEKNIYGIGNGPIWLDQVMCFGNETSIDLCNHFNWGENNCNHTEDVALHCTAGPPPRSQKYAQSQLKGGRMLGEETPASSYSQIGLWERSSKALHTPRRCGIFKDDLTDEYAHREERVVRGNVAQRGRHPWQATLRTRGRGGISSHWCGAVVISKRHLLTAAHCLYGTSKAAYFVRVGDHYANIAESSEVDTYIENWYIHGDFRKGTHMNNDIALVVLKTPLRFSDYVQPICLPDKNTELVQDRKCTISGWGSIKSGVSTPAQVLGSAELPILADHVCKQPNVYGSAMSEGMFCAGSMDESVDACEGDSGGPLVCSDDDGETLYGLISWGQHCGFKNRPGVYVRVNHYIDWIYEKINESLKRF; encoded by the exons ATGGCCAAATGGCTCATGGGCCTTTGGCTGGCGATCCTGCTAGTGGAT CGACCCGGGGTTATAGCTTATCGATCAGGCGGCTTATCAGCAGCCGGGCACGGAAGCTCGAGTTACGGCGGCGACCAACAGCAACCTATTTATCAGCGGGACTCACCGTGTCCGCCGCAATTCACGGGTCTGGTTGCGTATCCCCACGACTGTCATCGCTATGTGAACTGCTACGCTGGTAGCCCCACCATTCAGACATGCTCGCCGGGAACCCTGTTCAACCCGAGGTCCCTGGTGTGCGATCATCCCAGCAATGTGGATTGCTCCTCGGCGGAATCGCAATCTACTCGCCTGGGACGTTTGCAGCAGTTCGATAGTAAACCCAAGTGTCCAGCGGGATTAAATGGATTGCATCCGCATCCGACGGATTGCACCAAGTTCCTTAACTGCGCCAATGGCCAGGCCTTCGTCATGGACTGCTCACCGGGAACGGCTTTCAGTGCAGCATCGCTCGTTTGTGTGCACAAGGAGAGCGCCAATTGTGGAGGTGGAGAGGGAACCTCGGACCACG ACAATCGTCAATCGAAATCTTTCGAGACCTCTGGCACGGATCAGTTCGGCAACCGATATACCACGAAGACTACGACCACTACGCGGGTTATTGGAGACCGTTGGACGGATATGAATATGCAGCGACCTTCGGGAGTTGGACTGGAACAAAACCACCATcatcaacatcatcatcatcagcacgCTTACAACCCGAGTTGGTCTGGCCAGGAGACGTCCTACGTACAGCGTGGACCTTCCCAGAACACTCTCTTTGTGGAGGGATCGCTGCAGCCGAACCGTAATTATCCTACCTATAAGACTCCGTTGGCACCCATGTCGCCACCACCCAGCGATACTGGAAAGGATAAGCAAGCCGGGCACGAAAGTCCAGTTCCATCGCGACAAGGCTATAGTCGCAGAATCGATTACGGCTCACCTGACAATGGATGGAAACCCATGCCACCACTGGCTCCGATGGGTGGACAGAAACCATTAGATCTAGACTACACACCCCATTCCCCTGGTGAAAGTGAACCCCAACCTCATGATCCCCTGCCCGGACAGAGACCCCTTGACTTGGACTATGATGACCAACAAAAGCCCCAAGATCCGTTTAACGGACTTCATCCTCCACCTCCGGGATCGCCACCTCGTTTCTATCCAGATCAGTTGCCCAGTGGCTCGAAACCTATTGGTAGACAGCAACCAATTGACTCCGATGATGGTTTTCCAGACCAACAAAGACCATTAGATCCTAACAATGATCTTCAGGGATCACATACTCCGCCAAGACATAACTCCAATCCTGGGCTGCCCTTGTACAATGAATCCAATCTATATGGCGGTCTCCTACCTCCCAAACCAGATTCCTCAGTTAAACCCACTCCACCACCTCCCAATCCTTTATCTTCCCAGACTCCTACACCGCAATTGGGCAACCGCCTGCACACATTTCCCATTTATCCAGCTGTGGGTGATCAGACCTTGCAACAGAATCCCCGACATCCCCACTACAGTCCTTCGTATGCAGGAATCGCCCACTCTCGAAATGCCTCTTGGGCCAAAGTCCCAGTGACCAGTACAACTACACCCCAAGATCCCGATCCCTTTAATCCCGAAATGGAGGAACCCTTCTATGACGATGATGATTTCACGACCACAACAACGAGGCAGGCACTGGTGCCACCTCCTTTTGACCATAAGTTCTACAGTCCCCAGTCTTCAGTTCCAAGTTATAGTCAGTCTGGTTCTACTCCCAATCCCAACTCCCAAGCGGCCATCAAAGAGGCTCTCAAACTGATGCTTCGTCCCTATTTCAATCACAGTGGAAATGCACAAGAAAAGCTGGCCAAGCAGGCTGAATCGGCCATTGTGTCTGTGATTAGTAAACCTCCAACCACTACTCCAAAATCCACAACGACCACTTCCACGACACCCAGAATAGACCTCGACTCGGACGCCGAACTGATTAAAGCTGGTGAACAGGAGAGCCTGGACTCCGTTGACTACGACTATGTTTTTCCAGATGCCAGGGTGACATCCCGGACCGAGCAGACCCTATCTCCCAGTACCACTTACGCCTCGACAGACTTTCAAAGGAGCACCCGCAAGGCAGAGTTTCACCCGAACACCCCAACCCCAACTACTACAACCacaatgaaaaataattggctTGCGTCCGGTCACAATCGTGAATATCACCGACGTCATCCAAATCTACCCGATCCGTTCACCGGTCACCATCCCAATCCCTCCCACCACCATCGCCACCCCCATGAGCACAGTGCCGACTTCCATCGTCGTCATCCGGAACTACCAAGTCCATTTCCCCAAGAAAAAGAGACTGATCAACAGGAGGTGCCAGATGAGGACTGGGAGCTAATGGCTAATCCCAATGCTGAGGAAGTGACTCCGAAACTGGCAGCCCGTTCGAGTTTCCACAACCAATGCGAATTCGATTGCGGTAATGGCAAATGTCTGAAGAAGGAGCAGGTCTGCAATGGTCAGAAAAACTGCGATAATGGAAAGGATGAGACCAACTGCCCGCCTTTGGATTACGAGGTGCGTTTAACTGGAGGAGAAAGCCCCCATATGGGTCGTATTGAAGTCAAGG CTAATGGTCAATGGGGCTACGTGTGCGATGACAAGTTTGGTCTTAAAGACGCCGATGTCGTGTGCCGGGAACTTGGCTTCCAGTTGGGAGCCCAGGAAGTTCGTGGCAGCTCCTTTTATGCTCCCCCCAACCAGGACTTTAACTATCTGATGGATGAGGTCGAGTGTCATGGCAATGAAACCAAGCTGAGGGATTGCGCCTTCAAGGGTTGGGGTGTCCACAACTGCGGGGTTGACGAAGTAGCCGGTGTGACCTGCAAGGTTCCGGTGATGAAGTGTCCCAATGACTACTGGCTATGTCAGACCTCCAAGGAATGCATCCCGCCCGCATTTGTGTGCGATAATACTGAAGACTGTGCGGATAAGTCGGACGAAAGCGCAGCCGTCTGTCAT GCACCCGCTCAGTACCGTTTGGATGGAGGACGCAGTGCCAACGAAGGACGACTGGAAGTTAAATACCGTGGCGTTTGGGGCAGTGTTTGCGATGATGACTTTAACCTGAAGGCGGCCCAAGTTGCCTGCAACTCCATGGGTTTCTTTGGACCAGCG aaaattgagaaaaacatttatggCATTGGCAACGGACCCATTTGGCTCGATCAGGTGATGTGCTTTGGCAACGAGACCAGCATCGATCTGTGTAACCACTTCAACTGGGGCGAGAACAACTGCAATCACACCGAAGATGTGGCGCTGCATTGCACTGCAGGACCACCACCTCGTAGTCAAAAGTATGCCCAGAGTCAACTTAAAGGAGGTAGGATGCTGGGAGAGGAAACTCCGGCCAGTTCCTATTCTCAAATTGGCCTGTGGGAGCGATCTAGCAAAGCGCTGCATACTCCCCGTCGCTGTGGCATCTTCAAGGACGACCTGACCGATGAGTACGCCCATCGGGAGGAGCGCGTGGTCAGGGGAAATGTGGCGCAGCGGGGTCGTCATCCCTGGCAGGCCACCTTGAGGACCCGTGGACGTGGCGGTATCTCCAGCCATTGGTGTGGAGCGGTCGTGATTTCCAAGCGCCATCTCCTCACCGCCGCCCACTGTCTGTATGGCACATCGAAGGCAGCGTACTTTGTGCGCGTCGGCGATCACTATGCAAATATAGCCGAGTCCTCCGAGGTGGATACGTACATTGAAAACTGGTACATACACGGGGACTTCCGCAAAGGAACTCATATGAACAACGATATTGCACTGGTGGTGCTGAAGACTCCTCTGCGGTTTAGTGATTACGTTCAACCCATTTGCCTGCCGGATAAGAACACTGAACTCGTTCAGGACCGCAAGTGCACCATTTCCGGCTGGGGTTCTATTAAGTCTGGAGTGTCTA CTCCTGCTCAAGTTTTGGGTTCCGCTGAGCTTCCCATTCTAGCTGATCATGTCTGCAAGCAGCCTAATGTATACGGATCGGCCATGTCGGAAG GCATGTTCTGTGCCGGCTCCATGGATGAGAGTGTGGACGCTTGCGAAGGTGACTCAGGCGGTCCGCTTGTGTGCTCCGATGACG ATGGCGAGACTTTGTACGGCCTTATTTCGTGGGGTCAGCACTGCGGCTTCAAGAACAGGCCGGGTGTCTATGTCCGTGTCAATCACTATATCGATTGGATCTAcgaaaaaattaatgagaGCTTGAAGCGTTTTTAA